GCGAAGTGCAGCAGCCCCGATGCGAGACCTGCGCCGAGATAGAACAGCACGAATCCCAGGTGCCCGAACTGGTCCTCGATGTTGTCTCCGAAGATCCACAGGTACCACATGTTGCTGATCAGATGGAGCCAGCCGCCGTGCAGGAACATCGATGTGAAGAGCGGAACCAGCGCGTCGGTGACGAGGTTGCCGCGGCCTGCGAGGGCATTCGAGACGTGTGCCGGGACGATTCCGAACGCGAGCGCGAACTCCTGCAGCGCGGGGCCGAGACTGAGCTCGTACACGAACACCAGCGCATTGATCAGAATGATCAGGCGGGTCAGGTGCGGAGTTCTGCCCGAGGGGTTTTCGTCGCGTAGAGGAATCAAGGAATGTGGCTCGGATGTAGGATTGACGCGGCCGTAACGCGCCGCCTATCTTCGCGAGTGATCAAGCTCGGCCTGGC
This genomic interval from Candidatus Eisenbacteria bacterium contains the following:
- a CDS encoding rhomboid family intramembrane serine protease gives rise to the protein MIPLRDENPSGRTPHLTRLIILINALVFVYELSLGPALQEFALAFGIVPAHVSNALAGRGNLVTDALVPLFTSMFLHGGWLHLISNMWYLWIFGDNIEDQFGHLGFVLFYLGAGLASGLLHFAMQTGSPIPTVGASGAIAGVLGAYVVLFPRARVITLVPLFVFIQLMALPAVVVLGLWFVTQFFNGALSLLYTSDSGGGVAWWGHIGGFAFGVLVALVARGRVRAAARRSSFELRP